Sequence from the Miscanthus floridulus cultivar M001 chromosome 16, ASM1932011v1, whole genome shotgun sequence genome:
ACAATCTTCATGATTTCTTCGGTTGTTTGGTCTGAAAAGGCAGAGACACTGTTGTCCCTCCTGAAGTAGGATAACTGCACCGCTTCTGTGAGCTCCCTCGGCAAGTTCTTTAGGAACCATGGATGGCTTTTTATTTCCCTCATGGTGATTCTCTATGGGAAATTCAAAATTGCAAAAAACAAAGGTAAGCCACTTATAGACCCAATAACCATGCTGATACAGTGACACTACAATTGAGATAGTTCATTGTATTACCCTTAATGGATTGCTAACAAAGATACGTGAAATGAGCTGTCTGCAATCATCAGATATGTGAATATTGTCTGGGATATTATATTGAATTGCTGCTATTCGCTGAAAATAAAGGTGTAAATGTTAGGGGGCAAAATATATTTTTTCCTCAATATATGTGAAGATCATCCATAACATAGGCACCTAGCTGTCACCTGAATGGTCTTTCTAATATTTTTAGGATCATCCTGATCTTCAAACGGGTAGGCTCCCACAAGCATGACAAAAAGAGTGACTCCACAGGACCATACATCTGCAAGCTACACTACCAAAATACACTGGTCAATTGTCATTACTCGGTAACACCAGGTACTAATGCTGTTTGAAAGGAAGCAATGAAGCAGAGTGTTTCATTTGTACTCCTAGCATATTCATATATTTCATATTTATAATTAACAATAATAATATGAGCTAAATTAGGATAAAGAAccaccaaaagcaaaagtgtaaaTGATCAAGCAATAGATGCTCGTGTAGATGGCATGCTTAAACTGCTATGGATAATTGGATATGACTCTGGTCAATATCCCAATAATAGTTAGCTTTCTAATGGAGATCAAGTAATGTCCACATCAACTGGATAAGTTCATTGAGATAACTTCTGCCACATCTAGTGTCATCACAATGCAATAATAACAAAGAAAAGCTTTATCCACTGTATCATTTTCACAATAAACAAAATTCAAGGAAACTAAAGCAAAAAAGAAAAATAGGAGTATATCTAAAAAGGCAGAGAGATATCAGATATCCCCATTTTGCCAAGAATAAACAAATTCTGCAACATCGAGTCATGATATGTTTTGATGGATGAATTGATTGACCCTATAATTTAATAGATTTACCATTGCCAGTTCGCATTCTAACGCTTGATTTCAACAATTCTTGATGGAAACAAAGGGTTCTGTTTTATCTATAGGGATCTTCTTAAGAATAACCTAATTTAACAATTTAACTACATATAAACAGCTACATGAGTGGAACTTGCTGAAATGACAAACTCTAGACTCCAGCACATTTTTTCTATTTTGATAAGTGATTCTTGTATCATGATTCCGCACTGTAATCCGCCGGCCACGATCTGTGGTGAGTGCTCGTTGTACTGGTCTCCGTACCACccctcttcttaatgaaatactcGTGAAAAAAAGTCATGATTCAATCAACAGAAGCTAACTGTTGATTCCACTGGCTATACCATAACAGAATGACAGTAAATTGGTAATTTGACAATAATATTCTTTTGCTAGTTGAAATTATGTGTCAATGAAAGCACTGAACATTTTTCACCAATTTTTTTGTTGGTAAATCAGTATGGATGTGTCCATACAGCCATAGTATCTGAACTGCACATATACAACTAACTTGGTAGTCCAGCCTGTAGAAGGTACATGATGTGGTGAATCAAACAAGATACAGCTCTAAAGTCACCTTGAATAAAAAAGGAGAGCCTATGTGCTGACCAGTGACCATATGCAGTTTACTTGCCTAAAAAATCTAGCTAATCTACTGAAAGAGTATGGACACAGAGAAACATATTAAAGGCCAAGACTCCATTAACTACACCAAAACTTGGCCCAACATATTGGAGAGTGGATTATCTGTAGAAGGTCCACTCGATGGGTGGTCTGCATGTGCAATGGGCCAATGAGTCCACTCCACTTTATCAGTGTCAACATCTGTTAGGGCACACCTTACCAACAGAAACAAAGGATGAAGAGGCAAGATTCCAACACCATGTCTGAAAGTGACTACGTATCCTCTATTCACTGTTGCTACATATTCCAATAATCAATCGACTGTCTTCTAGAAGTCACAAGTATTGACCAAGATAACTCCAGGAATTAATGGTTTAAAATGTTACAACTAACCATAAAACTGAATATTAATCTAGGAAGTGTCTTCATGCTGAAGTTTCTTATCAATATCTACTATAAGATGGTGAAATCAAATCATTTACACAAATATGTTTGTCTACGAAACAACTAATGAATAAACGGTTCTTCAGAAAGAATGTAAACACCTGACCAAGTATGTTATCGAAATTGGGAAGTTCAAGATAGGTATCTTTCTTATCTCAAGCCTCTTTCCTTAATGACATCAATATTGGGCGCAAATTCTCCAGAACCAATACAGGCAACTGTGGACCATCAGATTTAACTGTCCACAAAAGAACCAAACATGTGCGGTGCCACGATTTTGAAAGAATCAGATATGTTGTGCATATTAATGGATAACTTAATTATAAGTAATTAAGTACTTAGAAGAGATTTTTGTAACAAGATGATACCTCTACATCtcgataacattttttgaaatgAATAACTCTAAATAATCACTAAACTTGACCAAGCAGCACTTGCAGGCAACATCCAGTACTAATGTGAATGCCAGCAAAATAAGAATgtaactaaggccttgtttaaatccagggtgtaaagttttggggtgtcacatGGGGGTATAgaatggggtgttcggatactaataaaaaaacaaattacataatcccatcaataatccgcgagacgaatttactaagcctaattaatccgtcattagcacatatggtactgtagcactacattgtcaaatcatggactaattaggctaaaagattcgtctcgcaaattagtcgcaaactgtgcaattagttatttttttagtctatatttaatacttcatgcatgtgtctaaatattcgatgggatagggagtaaactttagggggaactaaacaaggcctaaatatgATGTGTAATAATGATAAGACGAATAATATTACTGACGTACTTTTGAATATATGCTTAACAGAACATCAACATGCAAGTATACATAAACATGAGATTCTTGCCACTCACCTTCCCATCGTACTCCCGCCGAGAAAGCACCTCTGGTGCAATATATGCTGGCGTCCCCACAGCTGATTTTGGCCTTGAATGTAGTACTGATGACTgttacaaattagcaattaaatggTATTCTTAAGCAAGCTTACAGAAATGTCAAAGAACTTAAAGCTACCAATACAACGAGAAATTAGAGACAACCTTGGAGTAGCCAAAATCACATATCTTAAGCCGTGGAGCTGGGCTGCCATCCAAGAGAACATTCTCCAGTTTCAAATCTCTATGGCATATTTGCTGAAAAGTAGACAAGATTCCAACATTTAAGCATATGTTCAGGCCCCActcataaataattaaaaaaaaaaaaacacacctGCACTTCCCACAACAAAGCATATCTAGTATATGTGAACTGTAACGACTAGACGCTAATTTATAGTTTCCTCATACCATGTGATGGCAATAGCTCACTCCACAGATCAACTGCTGGAAGAAATACCTGGCCTACAATGAGCAGAAGAGAACACCTGCACTTCAAAATTAAGGCTAGAATAGTACTCAAAGAACATCAATGATAATATAGTACCTCATCCTCGCTAAATCGCCCACGATCGACGATTCGATCAAATAGTTCACCACCAGCCGCATACTCCATCACAATTGCAAGATGCGTTGGTGTTAGGATCACCTGCAGAGTTTTTTCCCTAATGGAATAAGCTTTTGAGTTGGTGCTCGTTTATTTAGCCAGTATATTTATAAAAAGTAATAGAAAATAGTGTTATGTACTAGTACTAGAGAAACTAAAAGGGAGAAAAATAAACTTGGGACACACTTCAGATCCAAGCAGCTTATTTCCCAAATAATCAAAACCCAATACTGACCCACAAATCCTAAAAGGCAAGAGCATGGACCGCCAGTTTGATTGCTTGAATGCAATCTCAAAACAGATTGCCAATAAACACAACAAATCAAGAAGAAGATGCACCCTTCGTCAAAATTTCCGCTTCATCGGCGCCTCCTTCAAACCGCACAAAAGCACACGCACACCGCATAGAACAAAGTCTTCTTTTACCCCCAACACTACAGATGAACCTAATAACAGGACAAAAGGGAGTAATAAACAAACAATCGATAAATATCTGCTCCTTATTGGCACACGCACCTCTATGAACTGGATGATGTTCGGGTGCCGCAGCGACCGGTGGTTGACGATCTCGCGGTACACATTCTCGTCGATCTGCGAAAAAAAAACCCCACCCGATCAACACAACAAAACCAGAACCACCGGCCGGATCCGAACCCTCACCAAACCAAACCGACCCAAACCCTTCGAGTCGAAAGAGCAGCGAAGCCAAGGCTCAGACCCGGTGGCCGCGCTCGATGAGCTTGACGGCGACGAGCCCTCGGGT
This genomic interval carries:
- the LOC136513529 gene encoding serine/threonine-protein kinase SAPK4-like, encoding MDKYEAVRDIGSGNFGVARLMRNRETRGLVAVKLIERGHRIDENVYREIVNHRSLRHPNIIQFIEVILTPTHLAIVMEYAAGGELFDRIVDRGRFSEDEARYFFQQLICGVSYCHHMQICHRDLKLENVLLDGSPAPRLKICDFGYSKSSVLHSRPKSAVGTPAYIAPEVLSRREYDGKLADVWSCGVTLFVMLVGAYPFEDQDDPKNIRKTIQRIAAIQYNIPDNIHISDDCRQLISRIFVSNPLRRITMREIKSHPWFLKNLPRELTEAVQLSYFRRDNSVSAFSDQTTEEIMKIVKEARTLPKSSRSGYGYSEECSDEEEKEEESEPKEEEEDECDKSVREVRESGELDMTSLHI